A part of Aegilops tauschii subsp. strangulata cultivar AL8/78 chromosome 2, Aet v6.0, whole genome shotgun sequence genomic DNA contains:
- the LOC109751565 gene encoding protein EPIDERMAL PATTERNING FACTOR 2 isoform X2, with protein MMKTSGLAARVHHARLLLLLAAVLLLAATADGIRPGPHDHARPGQAPGAATATEEKGFLQEEVYGTGSSLPDCTHACGACKPCNRVMVSFKCSIAEPCPMVYRCMCKGKCYPVPSS; from the exons ATGATGAAGACGAGCGGTCTCGCCGCCCGAGTTCACCACGCTCGTCTTCTTCTCCTCCTCGCGGCCGTCTTGCTGCTCGCCGCCACGGCTGATGGCATCAGACCAGGCCCCC ATGACCATGCACGGCCGGGGCAGGCGCCTggtgcggcgacggcgacggaggAGAAGGGGTTCCTGCAGGAGGAGGTGTACGGGACGGGGTCGAGCCTGCCGGACTGCACGCACGCGTGCGGCGCCTGCAAGCCGTGCAACCGCGTGATGGTCAGCTTCAAGTGCTCCATCGCCGAGCCCTGCCCCATGGTCTACCGCTGCATGTGCAAGGGCAAGTGCTACCCCGTGCCCTCCAGCTAG
- the LOC109751562 gene encoding transcription factor TGAL6 isoform X3, with protein sequence MVSLISVKMVRGALGEERRGERVVPSRVITNRTQPQLGYVKAEVMEATPAALLLALDPKAASSEQSRARTKGYGWCAFPRRDVNGDERTGPVAVAVAALGTGTGGASPPEYMTSAAAAQYAPAPLRMAMYERAPPQQHQQQQQPQLQPALGMWSSEPYKVDSGGQATSGSSIMEPDAKFDHAGLDEDPQMDELETAGDADQGASKPKEKVMRRLAQNREAARKSRLRKKAYIQQLESSRIKLAQLEQELQRTRQQQGVYGGSNPGTSLQRHHGGGSAGHFGFAAAGQMMDPGVAAFEIDYGRWVDEQKRHTEELRNALQPGQATSELELEVMVQTGLANYDNLFQIKGAAAQADVFCVMSGLWRSPAERFFLWIGGFRPSEVLKILSPQLEPMTDPQSVAVYALQLTSAQAEDALSQGMQKLQQTLAESLTDPFAAPDAYMVGAVEKLKGLVGFVQQADHLRLETLQNMHRILTTRQAAKGLLVLGDYFQRLRALSTLWAARPRESAIS encoded by the exons ATGGTGTCGTTGATTTCTGTCAAAATGGTGCGGGGTGCActgggagaggagaggagaggagaaagaGTCGTCCCGTCCCGCGTCATCACCAACCGAACCCAACCACAGCTAGGATATGTCAAGGCGGAGGTGATGGAGGCCACTCCGGCGGCACTGCTCCTTGCTCTGGATCCTAAAGCAGCGAGCAGCGAGCAGTCCCG TGCCAGGACAAAGGGCTATGGCTGGTGTGCTTTTCCGCGACGTGACGTCAACGGCGATGAACGGACCGGAccggtcgccgtcgccgtcgccgctctGGGCAC CGGCACCGGCGGCGCGTCCCCGCCGGAGTACATgacctcggcggcggcggcgcagtacGCGCCGGCGCCCCTCCGGATGGCCATGTACGAGCGCGCCCCGCCGCAACAacaccagcagcagcagcagccccagCTGCAGCCGGCGCTGGGCATGTGGAGCAGCGAGCCCTACAAGGTGGACAGCGGCGGCCAGGCCACCAGCGGGTCCAGCATCATGGAGCCCGACGCCAAGTTCGACCACGCAGGG CTAGACGAGGATCCACAGATGGACGAACTGGAGACGGCGGGGGACGCCGATCAGGGAGCGAGCAAGCCCAAGGAAAAG GTCATGAGAAGACTTGCACAGAACAGAGAGGCTGCCCGGAAAAGTCGCCTCCGAAAAAAG GCCTACATCCAGCAGCTGGAGTCGAGCCGGATAAAGCTGGCGCAGCTGGAGCAGGAGCTGCAGCGCACCAGGCAGCAGCAAGGGGTGTACGGGGGGAGCAACCCGGGGACGAGCCTGCAGCGTCATCACGGCGGGGGCTCGGCCGGCCACTTCGGGTTCGCGGCCGCGGGGCAGATGATGGACCCCGGCGTGGCGGCGTTCGAGATCGACTACGGGCGCTGGGTGGACGAGCAGAAGCGGCACACGGAGGAGCTGCGGAACGCGCTACAGCCGGGGCAGGCCACGTCGGAGCTGGAgctggaggtgatggtgcagaCCGGGCTCGCCAACTACGACAACCTCTTCCAGATCAAGGGCGCCGCCGCGCAGGCCGACGTCTTCTGCGTCATGTCGGGGCTCTGGCGGTCCCCCGCCGAGCGCTTCTTCCTCTGGATCGGCGGCTTCCGGCCCTCCGAGGTCCTCAAG ATCTTGAGCCCGCAGCTGGAGCCGATGACGGACCCGCAGTCGGTGGCGGTGTACGCGCTGCAGCTGACGTCGGCGCAGGCGGAGGACGCGCTGTCGCAGGGCATGCAGAAGCTGCAGCAGACGCTGGCCGAGTCCCTCACGGACCCcttcgccgcccccgacgcctACATGGTCGGCGCCGTCGAGAAGCTCAAGGGCCTCGTCGGCTTCGTGCAGCAG GCGGACCATCTCCGGCTGGAGACGCTGCAGAACATGCACAGGATCCTGACGACGCGGCAGGCGGCCAAGGGCCTGCTCGTGCTGGGGGACTACTTCCAGCGCCTTCGCGCGCTCAGCACGCTCTGGGCGGCCCGCCCGCGCGAGTCCGCCATAAGCTAA
- the LOC109751561 gene encoding DNA polymerase I A, chloroplastic: MAAPAPVPAQLRRCPCSAPLWPPSPLLRRHRRASPFVGGRRQGYSHSSGLGINDNSAFRPGVYLNFNVQSSAQEWKEESKRICSIKTTNAVMNNVYNGYALRSGNLHHDPLEDCKTSNQSSLYSVRERMAPNSLANRHANMELAKHHVTSPTAGAVSALTSAVNYDIKPLNRSSGSEVEIQWPNGSKIDASLPNIHQVKKGLQFDGKADGYDEVELECTAKTVVNDDIKLPNRPSDSEVEMHWPNGSEIDDSLLNTGKVKKSPKIRKVKKSPQFNDLAMDGYNEAEHECIAKTALQPPPAKAPLSEEAKEARKALATIYDKVLVVDTVESARSVVQLLTTKYKSFIHACDTEVSNIDVKQETPVGHGDVTCFSIYSASSDAEADFGNGKTCIWVDVLDGERDVLMEFVPFFEDSAIRKVWHNYSFDKHVIENYGIKVAGFHADTMHLARLWDSSRRLDGGYSLEGLTNDSRVMGVVPKELQKIGKRSMKTIFGRKKIKKDGSEGKITTIESVEVLQREDRELWISYSSLDSMSTLRLYESLKSKLEKKHWTFDGCPRGSLYDFYEEYWRPFGAILVKMETAGMLVDRAYLSEVEKVAVAQRKVAADKFQKWASKYCPDAKYMNVNSDTQIRQLFFGGIENRRNPGEFLPKSRALKVPNDVNTVTEGKKAPKYRTIEICSIVEGLKPEVFTASGWPSVSGDALRSLAGKLKTDLYTTEDAEDDEYVSDSEISVDDVEDATSYGTAYKAFGGGKEGKEACYAIAALCEICSIDSLISNFILPLQGNRISCKEGRIHCSLNINTETGRLSARAPNLQNQPALEKDRYKIRQAFVAAPGNSLIVADYGQLELRILAHLANCRSMLDAFKAGGDFHSRTAMNMYQHIREAVEEKRVLLEWDPQPGQEKPPVPLLKDAFGAERRKAKMLNFSIAYGKTAAGLARDWKVSKREADDTLDLWYSDRKEVKSWQREQKELAYEKSEVYTLLGRSRRFPNIASVSSKQWKHIERAAINAPVQGSAADVAMCAMIEIERNTRLKELGWTLLLQVHDEVILEGPSESADVAKAIVVECMSKPFYGTNILSVDLAVDAKCAQNWYAAK; encoded by the exons ATGGCCGCGCCGGCGCCCGTGCCCGCGCAGCTCCGGAGGTGCCCCTGCTCTGCGCCCCTCTGGccgccctcccccctcctccgccgccaccgccgcgcctCGCCCTTCGTCGGCGGCAGGAG GCAGGGATACTCTCACAGTTCTGGCCTTGGAATAAATGACAATAGCGCCTTCAGGCCTGGAGTATATCTCAACTTCAACGTGCAAAGCAGTGCACAAGAATGGAAAGAGGAGAGCAAGAGGATATGTTCTATCAAAACCACCAATGCTGTCATGAACAACGTTTATAATGGTTACGCTCTGCGATCAGGAAATCTTCATCATGATCCCTTGGAAGATTGCAAGACCTCCAATCAGTCTTCATTGTACAGTGTAAGAGAAAGAATGGCTCCTAACTCTCTTGCAAATAGGCACGCCAATATGGAACTGGCAAAGCATCATGTGACGAGTCCCACTGCAGGTGCCGTGTCAGCACTGACCAGTGCTGTTAATTATGACATCAAACCGCTAAACAGGTCTAGTGGCTCCGAAGTGGAAATCCAATGGCCTAATGGTTCCAAAATTGATGCTTCTCTGCCAAATATTCATCAAGTCAAAAAGGGCCTGCAGTTTGATGGCAAGGCCGATGGTTATGATGAAGTTGAGCTTGAATGCACAGCCAAAACTGTGGTTAATGATGACATCAAACTGCCAAACAGGCCAAGTGACTCTGAGGTGGAGATGCATTGGCCTAATGGCTCTGAGATTGATGATTCTCTGCTAAATACTGGTAAAGTCAAAAAGAGCCCTAAGATTCGTAAAGTCAAGAAGAGCCCTCAGTTTAATGACTTGGCTATGGATGGCTATAATGAAGCTGAGCATGAATGCATAGCCAAGACAGCGTTACAGCCTCCTCCAGCTAAAGCCCCCTTGTCCGAGGAGGCTAAAGAGGCACGGAAGGCTCTTGCTACCATCTACGACAAAGTTCTTGTGGTCGACACTGTCGAATCAGCTAGGAGTGTTGTTCAGCTACTTACCACAAAGTACAAGAGCTTTATTCATGCATGTGACACAGAG GTGTCAAATATTGATGTTAAACAAGAGACACCAGTTGGCCATGGAGATGTTACATGCTTTAGCATCTATTCTGCCAGCTCTGATGCTGAAGCTGATTTTGGAAATGGTAAAACATGCATTTGGGTGGATGTACTGGATGGCGAAAGGGATGTCCTCATGGAGTTTGTTCCCTTTTTTGAAGATTCAGCGATCCGGAAG GTATGGCACAACTATAGTTTCGATAAACACGTAATTGAGAACTATGGAATCAAAGTTGCTGGATTTCATGCCGATACAATGCATCTCGCACGGCTTTGGGACTCTTCGAGAAGACTTGATGGAGGATATTCACTCGAAGGACTCACAAATGATAGCAGAGTCATGGGTGTGGTCCCAAAGGAACTACAAAAGATTGGAAAGAGATCAATGAAAACCATCTTTGGCAGGAAAAAGATTAAAAAAGATGGCTCTGAAGGAAAAATTACTACCATAGAGTCCGTTGAGGTTTTGCAAAGAGAGGATAGAGAGCTGTGGATCAGCTATTCTTCTTTAGATTCAATGAGTACCTTGAGGCTTTATGAAAGCTTGAAAAGTAAGCTTGAAAAGAAGCACTGGACTTTTGATGGTTGCCCCAGAGGTTCATTGTATGATTTCTATGAGGAGTACTGGCGTCCTTTTGGCGCTATTCTTGTAAAAATGGAAACAGCTGGAATGCTTGTTGACCGTGCTTACCTGTCAGAGGTTGAAAAAGTTGCTGTTGCACAGCGAAAAGTAGCTGCAGATAAATTTCAGAAATGGGCATCTAAATATTGCCCTGATGCAAAGTACATGAATGTTAATAGTGATACCCAGATTCGCCAACTCTTTTTTGGTGGCATAGAAAATAG ACGCAACCCTGGTGAATTTTTGCCAAAGAGTAGGGCTTTGAAAGTCCCAAATGATGTCAACACAGTTACAGAGGGCAAGAAGGCTCCAAAATATCGCACGATTGAAATTTGCAGTATTGTGGAAGGTCTAAAACCTGAGGTATTCACTGCAAGCGGCTGGCCTTCAGTCAGTGGGGATGCTTTGAGAAGTTTGGCTGGGAAACTGAAAACTGATCTTTACACAACGGAGGATGCAGAGGATGATGAATATGTCAGTGATTCAGAAATTTCTGTGGATGATGTAGAAGACGCTACCTCGTATGGCACTGCATACAAAGCATTTGGAGGTGGAAAGGAAGGAAAGGAAGCATGTTATGCCATTGCAGCTCTCTGCGAGATTTGCTCTATAGATTCGTTGATATCAAATTTTATTCTTCCCTTACAG GGAAATCGTATATCATGTAAGGAGGGGAGGATCCACTGTTCCTTAAATATCAACACTGAAACTGGACGTTTGTCAGCAAGGGCGCCGAATTTACAG AATCAACCTGCACTTGAAAAGGATCGGTACAAAATCCGCCAAGCTTTTGTTGCAGCTCCGGGGAACTCTCTTATTGTTGCTGATTATGGTCAG CTGGAGCTCAGGATCCTGGCACATCTTGCTAATTGTAGAAGTATGTTAGATGCCTTCAAAGCTGGCGGTGACTTCCATTCCAGGACAGCCATGAATATGTACCAGCATATTCGTGAGGCTGTTGAAGAAAAGAGAGTACTTCTTGAGTGGGATCCTCAACCTGGTCAAGAGAAACCTCCTGTGCCATTGTTGAAG GATGCATTTGGTGCTGAGAGGAGGAAAGCTAAGATGCTCAATTTCTCCATTGCATACGGAAAAACAGCTGCTGGGCTTGCTCGGGATTGGAAG GTATCAAAAAGGGAAGCAGATGATACACTGGATCTCTGGTACAGCGACAGAAAAGAAGTTAAGTCATGGCAAAGGGAACAGAAAGAATTAGCGTATGAGAAGTCTGAAGTTTATACTTTGCTTGGGCGATCGCGCCGTTTCCCCAACATTGCTTCTGTATCCTCTAAACAATGGAAGCACATCGAGCGTGCTGCCATCAATGCTCCTGTACAG GGCAGTGCAGCAGATGTTGCGATGTGTGCAATGATTGAGATAGAAAGGAATACCCGTCTTAAGGAGCTCGGTTGGACCCTCCTGTTGCAG
- the LOC109751562 gene encoding transcription factor TGAL6 isoform X1 — protein sequence MELYPGYLEDHFNIHKLSGTGGASPPEYMTSAAAAQYAPAPLRMAMYERAPPQQHQQQQQPQLQPALGMWSSEPYKVDSGGQATSGSSIMEPDAKFDHAGLDEDPQMDELETAGDADQGASKPKEKVMRRLAQNREAARKSRLRKKAYIQQLESSRIKLAQLEQELQRTRQQQGVYGGSNPGTSLQRHHGGGSAGHFGFAAAGQMMDPGVAAFEIDYGRWVDEQKRHTEELRNALQPGQATSELELEVMVQTGLANYDNLFQIKGAAAQADVFCVMSGLWRSPAERFFLWIGGFRPSEVLKILSPQLEPMTDPQSVAVYALQLTSAQAEDALSQGMQKLQQTLAESLTDPFAAPDAYMVGAVEKLKGLVGFVQQADHLRLETLQNMHRILTTRQAAKGLLVLGDYFQRLRALSTLWAARPRESAIS from the exons ATGGAGCTCTACCCTGGGTACCTGGAAGACCACTTCAACATCCACAAGCTCAG CGGCACCGGCGGCGCGTCCCCGCCGGAGTACATgacctcggcggcggcggcgcagtacGCGCCGGCGCCCCTCCGGATGGCCATGTACGAGCGCGCCCCGCCGCAACAacaccagcagcagcagcagccccagCTGCAGCCGGCGCTGGGCATGTGGAGCAGCGAGCCCTACAAGGTGGACAGCGGCGGCCAGGCCACCAGCGGGTCCAGCATCATGGAGCCCGACGCCAAGTTCGACCACGCAGGG CTAGACGAGGATCCACAGATGGACGAACTGGAGACGGCGGGGGACGCCGATCAGGGAGCGAGCAAGCCCAAGGAAAAG GTCATGAGAAGACTTGCACAGAACAGAGAGGCTGCCCGGAAAAGTCGCCTCCGAAAAAAG GCCTACATCCAGCAGCTGGAGTCGAGCCGGATAAAGCTGGCGCAGCTGGAGCAGGAGCTGCAGCGCACCAGGCAGCAGCAAGGGGTGTACGGGGGGAGCAACCCGGGGACGAGCCTGCAGCGTCATCACGGCGGGGGCTCGGCCGGCCACTTCGGGTTCGCGGCCGCGGGGCAGATGATGGACCCCGGCGTGGCGGCGTTCGAGATCGACTACGGGCGCTGGGTGGACGAGCAGAAGCGGCACACGGAGGAGCTGCGGAACGCGCTACAGCCGGGGCAGGCCACGTCGGAGCTGGAgctggaggtgatggtgcagaCCGGGCTCGCCAACTACGACAACCTCTTCCAGATCAAGGGCGCCGCCGCGCAGGCCGACGTCTTCTGCGTCATGTCGGGGCTCTGGCGGTCCCCCGCCGAGCGCTTCTTCCTCTGGATCGGCGGCTTCCGGCCCTCCGAGGTCCTCAAG ATCTTGAGCCCGCAGCTGGAGCCGATGACGGACCCGCAGTCGGTGGCGGTGTACGCGCTGCAGCTGACGTCGGCGCAGGCGGAGGACGCGCTGTCGCAGGGCATGCAGAAGCTGCAGCAGACGCTGGCCGAGTCCCTCACGGACCCcttcgccgcccccgacgcctACATGGTCGGCGCCGTCGAGAAGCTCAAGGGCCTCGTCGGCTTCGTGCAGCAG GCGGACCATCTCCGGCTGGAGACGCTGCAGAACATGCACAGGATCCTGACGACGCGGCAGGCGGCCAAGGGCCTGCTCGTGCTGGGGGACTACTTCCAGCGCCTTCGCGCGCTCAGCACGCTCTGGGCGGCCCGCCCGCGCGAGTCCGCCATAAGCTAA
- the LOC109751562 gene encoding transcription factor TGAL6 isoform X2: MTSAAAAQYAPAPLRMAMYERAPPQQHQQQQQPQLQPALGMWSSEPYKVDSGGQATSGSSIMEPDAKFDHAGLDEDPQMDELETAGDADQGASKPKEKVMRRLAQNREAARKSRLRKKAYIQQLESSRIKLAQLEQELQRTRQQQGVYGGSNPGTSLQRHHGGGSAGHFGFAAAGQMMDPGVAAFEIDYGRWVDEQKRHTEELRNALQPGQATSELELEVMVQTGLANYDNLFQIKGAAAQADVFCVMSGLWRSPAERFFLWIGGFRPSEVLKILSPQLEPMTDPQSVAVYALQLTSAQAEDALSQGMQKLQQTLAESLTDPFAAPDAYMVGAVEKLKGLVGFVQQADHLRLETLQNMHRILTTRQAAKGLLVLGDYFQRLRALSTLWAARPRESAIS, from the exons ATgacctcggcggcggcggcgcagtacGCGCCGGCGCCCCTCCGGATGGCCATGTACGAGCGCGCCCCGCCGCAACAacaccagcagcagcagcagccccagCTGCAGCCGGCGCTGGGCATGTGGAGCAGCGAGCCCTACAAGGTGGACAGCGGCGGCCAGGCCACCAGCGGGTCCAGCATCATGGAGCCCGACGCCAAGTTCGACCACGCAGGG CTAGACGAGGATCCACAGATGGACGAACTGGAGACGGCGGGGGACGCCGATCAGGGAGCGAGCAAGCCCAAGGAAAAG GTCATGAGAAGACTTGCACAGAACAGAGAGGCTGCCCGGAAAAGTCGCCTCCGAAAAAAG GCCTACATCCAGCAGCTGGAGTCGAGCCGGATAAAGCTGGCGCAGCTGGAGCAGGAGCTGCAGCGCACCAGGCAGCAGCAAGGGGTGTACGGGGGGAGCAACCCGGGGACGAGCCTGCAGCGTCATCACGGCGGGGGCTCGGCCGGCCACTTCGGGTTCGCGGCCGCGGGGCAGATGATGGACCCCGGCGTGGCGGCGTTCGAGATCGACTACGGGCGCTGGGTGGACGAGCAGAAGCGGCACACGGAGGAGCTGCGGAACGCGCTACAGCCGGGGCAGGCCACGTCGGAGCTGGAgctggaggtgatggtgcagaCCGGGCTCGCCAACTACGACAACCTCTTCCAGATCAAGGGCGCCGCCGCGCAGGCCGACGTCTTCTGCGTCATGTCGGGGCTCTGGCGGTCCCCCGCCGAGCGCTTCTTCCTCTGGATCGGCGGCTTCCGGCCCTCCGAGGTCCTCAAG ATCTTGAGCCCGCAGCTGGAGCCGATGACGGACCCGCAGTCGGTGGCGGTGTACGCGCTGCAGCTGACGTCGGCGCAGGCGGAGGACGCGCTGTCGCAGGGCATGCAGAAGCTGCAGCAGACGCTGGCCGAGTCCCTCACGGACCCcttcgccgcccccgacgcctACATGGTCGGCGCCGTCGAGAAGCTCAAGGGCCTCGTCGGCTTCGTGCAGCAG GCGGACCATCTCCGGCTGGAGACGCTGCAGAACATGCACAGGATCCTGACGACGCGGCAGGCGGCCAAGGGCCTGCTCGTGCTGGGGGACTACTTCCAGCGCCTTCGCGCGCTCAGCACGCTCTGGGCGGCCCGCCCGCGCGAGTCCGCCATAAGCTAA
- the LOC109751565 gene encoding uncharacterized protein isoform X1, translating into MMKTSGLAARVHHARLLLLLAAVLLLAATADGIRPGPRKFNLMISMCNAIFFAWGSDANFHLLLADDHARPGQAPGAATATEEKGFLQEEVYGTGSSLPDCTHACGACKPCNRVMVSFKCSIAEPCPMVYRCMCKGKCYPVPSS; encoded by the coding sequence ATGATGAAGACGAGCGGTCTCGCCGCCCGAGTTCACCACGCTCGTCTTCTTCTCCTCCTCGCGGCCGTCTTGCTGCTCGCCGCCACGGCTGATGGCATCAGACCAGGCCCCCGTAAGTTCAACCTCATGATCTCTatgtgcaatgccatcttcttcgCATGGGGATCTGACGCTAACTTCCATCTCCTCCTGGCAGATGACCATGCACGGCCGGGGCAGGCGCCTggtgcggcgacggcgacggaggAGAAGGGGTTCCTGCAGGAGGAGGTGTACGGGACGGGGTCGAGCCTGCCGGACTGCACGCACGCGTGCGGCGCCTGCAAGCCGTGCAACCGCGTGATGGTCAGCTTCAAGTGCTCCATCGCCGAGCCCTGCCCCATGGTCTACCGCTGCATGTGCAAGGGCAAGTGCTACCCCGTGCCCTCCAGCTAG